From Salinibacterium sp. ZJ450, one genomic window encodes:
- a CDS encoding ABC transporter ATP-binding protein, with protein sequence MLELNGINRSFGDRRVLRDVSFTVAPGRMTGFVGGNGAGKTTTMRIVLGVLGADAGTVTWNGSPLTANARTRFGYMPEERGLYAKMKVAEQIIYLGRLHGMSTDAAKRSTAHLLDQLGLAERADSTIESLSLGNQQRAQIAAALVHDPEVLILDEPFSGLDPIAVEVVQGVLTGFAAKGAPVLFSSHQLDIVERLCDDLVVIADGEIRASGSREGLRAAHSRDQFELHLDGDAGWLRQEAGVTVLDFDGGYALFEVDHHDTAQRVLQRAVATAPVRQFAPQHPSLAQIFKEVIK encoded by the coding sequence ATGCTCGAACTCAACGGAATTAATCGCTCCTTCGGCGACCGACGCGTGCTGCGCGACGTCTCGTTCACCGTGGCACCCGGCCGGATGACCGGTTTTGTCGGCGGCAACGGCGCCGGCAAGACCACCACGATGCGGATCGTGCTCGGGGTGCTCGGCGCCGACGCCGGCACGGTCACCTGGAACGGCTCGCCGCTCACCGCGAACGCGCGCACCCGCTTCGGCTACATGCCGGAGGAACGCGGCTTGTACGCGAAGATGAAGGTGGCCGAGCAGATCATTTACCTCGGTCGGTTGCACGGCATGTCGACGGATGCCGCGAAGCGCAGCACCGCGCACCTGCTCGACCAGCTCGGCCTGGCCGAACGCGCCGACTCCACCATCGAGAGCCTGTCGCTCGGCAACCAGCAGCGCGCGCAGATCGCGGCGGCGCTGGTGCACGACCCCGAGGTGCTGATCCTCGACGAACCGTTCTCTGGCCTCGACCCGATCGCGGTGGAGGTGGTGCAGGGCGTGCTCACCGGGTTCGCCGCGAAGGGCGCCCCTGTGCTGTTCTCGTCGCACCAGCTCGACATCGTGGAGCGCCTCTGCGACGACCTGGTCGTGATCGCGGACGGCGAGATCCGCGCCAGCGGCTCCCGCGAGGGGCTGCGCGCGGCGCATTCCCGTGACCAGTTCGAACTGCACCTCGACGGAGATGCCGGCTGGCTGCGCCAGGAGGCCGGCGTCACCGTGCTCGATTTCGACGGCGGCTACGCCCTGTTCGAGGTCGACCACCACGACACCGCGCAGCGCGTACTGCAGCGCGCCGTCGCCACCGCGCCCGTGCGGCAGTTCGCTCCGCAGCATCCGTCGCTCGCTCAGATTTTCAAGGAGGTCATCAAGTGA
- a CDS encoding SRPBCC domain-containing protein, whose amino-acid sequence MPDRTTQEKQFTIIRVFDAPRETIWHAWTDPDEASRWWHPREVVTPRESVRIDLRVGGSYEYRMIAPDNSEYPTYGEYLEVVEPERLKFTWGNPGDLQAEAPVITVTLVQLADGKTEMTFLLEGIDGQPGDDNVYDGWDQAFAILVEQLA is encoded by the coding sequence ATGCCTGACCGTACAACGCAAGAGAAGCAGTTCACCATCATCCGCGTGTTCGACGCCCCCCGCGAGACGATCTGGCACGCCTGGACCGACCCCGACGAGGCCAGCCGGTGGTGGCACCCGCGCGAGGTCGTCACGCCCCGCGAATCCGTCCGCATCGACCTGCGCGTCGGCGGCAGCTACGAGTACCGGATGATCGCGCCCGACAACTCCGAATACCCCACCTACGGCGAGTACCTCGAAGTAGTTGAACCGGAACGGCTGAAGTTCACCTGGGGCAACCCGGGAGACCTGCAGGCCGAGGCGCCGGTCATTACCGTCACCCTCGTGCAGCTGGCCGACGGCAAGACCGAGATGACGTTCCTGCTGGAGGGCATCGACGGGCAGCCCGGCGATGACAACGTCTACGACGGCTGGGACCAGGCCTTCGCCATCCTGGTCGAGCAGCTCGCCTGA
- a CDS encoding response regulator transcription factor: MTRVLLVDDQELVRAGFRIILQSEPGIDVVGEAANGADAVQLARELAPDVICMDIQMPGVDGLEATRQLVADAGVFSRILMLTTFDRDDYLFAALRAGASGFLLKTASPEDLVEAVQVIARGDALLSPKVTARVIARFGAAAFEQPAPAADGTPGVPAAPAPSLPANGLTDRESEVLSFVAQGWSNGEIATELFVGEATVKTHVSKVLMKLGVRDRVQAVVYAYENGLVSKKENGLASTK, translated from the coding sequence ATGACCCGGGTGCTGCTCGTCGACGATCAGGAACTGGTGCGCGCTGGATTCCGCATCATCCTGCAGAGCGAACCGGGAATCGATGTGGTCGGTGAGGCGGCGAACGGCGCGGACGCCGTGCAGCTCGCCCGGGAGCTTGCGCCCGACGTGATCTGCATGGACATCCAGATGCCCGGCGTGGACGGGCTCGAGGCGACGCGGCAGCTGGTCGCCGATGCCGGCGTCTTCAGCCGCATCCTGATGCTCACCACGTTCGACCGGGACGATTACCTGTTCGCGGCACTGCGCGCCGGGGCGAGCGGGTTCCTGCTGAAGACCGCATCCCCCGAGGATCTGGTCGAGGCGGTGCAGGTGATTGCGCGCGGCGACGCGCTGCTGTCGCCGAAGGTGACCGCGCGGGTGATCGCCCGGTTCGGCGCGGCAGCGTTCGAGCAGCCAGCGCCCGCCGCCGACGGCACGCCCGGGGTGCCCGCGGCGCCCGCGCCGTCGTTGCCCGCGAACGGCCTCACCGACCGCGAGTCCGAGGTGCTCTCCTTCGTGGCGCAGGGCTGGTCGAACGGGGAGATCGCGACGGAGCTGTTCGTCGGCGAGGCGACCGTCAAAACCCACGTGTCCAAGGTGCTGATGAAACTCGGTGTGCGCGACCGGGTGCAGGCCGTCGTCTACGCCTATGAAAACGGCCTGGTATCCAAGAAGGAAAACGGGCTGGCCTCGACGAAATAG
- a CDS encoding APC family permease produces the protein MSDTAQVEAPPQSATHRRLRGSLGVASIVFIVVAAASPLGVIGGPVPLGIAFGNGAGFPFIFVVVTAVLLLFAVGFTNATPFVKSAGAFFAYVEKGLGRGPGFGAAFAALLSYLALEAGVYGLIGPGANALLQSYGLPDIPWWLYAAVAFVVVTALGYFNIALSGRVLGVLLIAEVAIVLVLDAVVVFSGGGPEGYSSGILSPTDIVSGAPGFAILFAILSFVGFEATAVFRDEARDPQRTIPKATYISLILIGVFYTLSSWVLISANGESTIVQNATDNAGSILATTTEQYLGVVGGHIIQVLFVTSLFACILSFHNIGSRYVYTLADRGALHRSLGQPHARHGSPALASIATSAVVAVLVAIAVLLHLDPITQLYTWLGGISAVGIMLLLVLTSASVLIIFRRNDHGLGRWKTLVAPGLGLVGLLGFTVIVFQNLPVLVAEESYGPFSFGIIALFVIAFALGPIVAARRRIPTAAE, from the coding sequence ATGTCAGACACCGCCCAGGTCGAGGCGCCGCCGCAGTCGGCGACCCATCGCCGCCTACGCGGCTCGCTCGGAGTCGCCAGCATTGTCTTCATCGTCGTCGCCGCGGCCTCACCGTTGGGCGTCATCGGCGGCCCCGTGCCGCTCGGCATCGCGTTCGGCAACGGCGCCGGCTTCCCGTTCATCTTCGTGGTGGTCACGGCGGTGCTGCTGTTGTTCGCCGTCGGGTTCACCAACGCCACGCCGTTCGTGAAGTCGGCCGGCGCTTTCTTCGCCTACGTCGAGAAGGGCCTCGGCCGCGGGCCGGGCTTCGGCGCCGCGTTCGCCGCGCTGCTGTCTTACCTGGCCCTTGAGGCCGGCGTCTATGGCCTGATCGGCCCCGGCGCCAATGCCCTGCTGCAGTCGTATGGCCTGCCCGACATCCCGTGGTGGCTGTACGCGGCCGTCGCGTTCGTGGTGGTCACCGCGCTCGGCTACTTCAACATCGCGCTGTCCGGCCGCGTGCTCGGCGTGCTGCTGATCGCCGAGGTGGCGATCGTGCTGGTGCTCGACGCGGTCGTCGTCTTCTCCGGCGGCGGGCCGGAGGGGTACTCGTCCGGCATCCTCTCGCCGACCGACATCGTCTCGGGAGCGCCCGGCTTCGCCATCCTGTTCGCCATCCTCAGCTTCGTCGGCTTCGAGGCCACCGCGGTGTTCCGCGACGAGGCGCGCGACCCGCAGCGCACCATCCCGAAGGCGACGTACATCTCGCTCATCCTGATCGGTGTCTTCTACACGCTGTCCAGCTGGGTGCTGATCTCCGCCAATGGCGAGAGCACCATCGTTCAGAACGCCACGGACAACGCCGGTAGCATTCTCGCCACCACCACCGAGCAGTACCTCGGCGTCGTCGGCGGCCACATCATCCAGGTGCTGTTCGTGACCAGCCTGTTCGCCTGCATCCTGTCGTTCCACAACATCGGATCCCGCTACGTCTACACGCTCGCCGACCGCGGCGCGCTGCACCGCTCGCTCGGCCAGCCGCACGCCCGGCACGGCTCGCCCGCGCTGGCCTCGATCGCGACCTCGGCCGTGGTGGCCGTGCTGGTCGCCATCGCGGTGCTGCTCCACCTCGACCCGATCACGCAGCTGTACACCTGGCTCGGCGGGATCTCGGCGGTGGGCATCATGCTGCTGTTGGTGCTGACCAGCGCCTCGGTGCTGATCATCTTCCGCCGCAACGACCACGGACTCGGCCGGTGGAAGACGCTGGTCGCCCCGGGCCTCGGCCTGGTCGGCCTGCTCGGCTTCACGGTGATCGTGTTCCAGAACCTGCCCGTGCTCGTCGCCGAGGAATCCTACGGGCCGTTCTCGTTCGGCATCATCGCGCTGTTCGTGATCGCGTTCGCGCTCGGCCCGATCGTGGCGGCGCGCCGCCGCATCCCCACCGCGGCGGAGTAG
- a CDS encoding acyl-CoA dehydrogenase family protein, whose amino-acid sequence MSTTTPFVRTPWRGHADQSELDRWLPVAETVRERLAAGALERDRASARPAAELDVLREAGLDGLLVPIEFGGHGAHWETAFAITRILARADASVAQILGYHYLNQACITFYCPSGEQQADWYRRTSEGRWFWSDSFNPVSPDLSVVAEGENYRLNGLKRFATGASVADKIITGGIAQGGWHDGQLLIFAVDGQREGVEHLDDWDHLGQRASASGSVRYSNVLITPDDVIGVDLEEPFSTVVTPGVQLLFGNVYLGIAEGALAQARELTLARKNSWFLSTVDRYSDDPFVHRVFGELVSRTAAVEALADKLGRRFDTAAALGADTTAADRAELEIAIAQLKVVSTEVGLDVASRVFEVTGASSTSSANGLDIYWRNLRTHSLHDPVDYKKSEVGANYLTGAVAPISLYT is encoded by the coding sequence ATGAGCACCACCACCCCGTTCGTTCGCACCCCATGGCGCGGTCACGCCGACCAGTCCGAGCTCGACCGTTGGCTGCCGGTGGCGGAGACGGTGCGCGAACGGCTCGCCGCCGGCGCCCTCGAGCGGGACCGGGCCTCGGCGCGGCCGGCGGCAGAACTTGACGTGCTGCGCGAGGCTGGCCTTGACGGGCTGCTTGTGCCGATCGAGTTCGGCGGCCACGGCGCACACTGGGAGACGGCCTTCGCGATCACCCGCATCCTGGCGCGGGCCGACGCCTCGGTCGCGCAGATCCTCGGCTACCACTACCTCAACCAGGCGTGCATCACGTTCTACTGCCCAAGCGGCGAGCAGCAGGCCGACTGGTACCGGCGCACCAGCGAGGGGCGGTGGTTCTGGAGCGACTCGTTCAACCCGGTAAGCCCGGATCTCAGCGTGGTCGCCGAGGGCGAGAACTACCGGCTCAACGGGCTGAAGCGGTTCGCCACCGGCGCATCGGTCGCCGACAAGATCATCACCGGCGGCATCGCGCAGGGCGGCTGGCATGACGGACAGCTGCTGATCTTCGCCGTCGACGGGCAGCGTGAGGGTGTTGAGCATCTCGACGACTGGGATCACCTCGGCCAGCGCGCGTCGGCCAGCGGCTCGGTGCGCTACTCCAACGTGCTGATCACGCCGGACGATGTGATCGGTGTCGACCTGGAGGAACCGTTCTCGACCGTGGTCACCCCCGGCGTGCAGCTGCTGTTCGGCAACGTCTACCTCGGCATCGCCGAGGGTGCCCTCGCCCAGGCGAGGGAACTCACCCTGGCGCGCAAGAACTCGTGGTTCCTCAGCACTGTCGACCGCTACTCGGACGACCCGTTCGTGCACCGGGTGTTCGGAGAGCTGGTCTCCCGCACCGCCGCCGTCGAGGCGCTGGCCGACAAGCTGGGCCGCCGCTTCGACACGGCCGCGGCGCTCGGCGCTGATACCACCGCGGCAGACCGCGCAGAGCTGGAGATCGCGATCGCGCAGCTGAAGGTGGTGTCCACCGAGGTGGGTCTCGACGTGGCATCCCGCGTGTTCGAGGTGACCGGGGCCAGCTCCACCAGTTCCGCGAACGGGCTGGACATCTACTGGCGCAACCTCCGCACCCACAGCCTGCACGATCCGGTGGACTACAAGAAGTCTGAGGTCGGGGCGAACTACCTGACCGGCGCCGTGGCACCGATCTCGCTGTACACCTGA
- a CDS encoding helix-turn-helix transcriptional regulator — MATDELSTVFAALADPTRRAILSRLRQGAATVGELAEPFAMSRPAISQHLRVLQNARLIERTTTAQWRTCTLRTEPLDDVSDWIDRHRGAWNERFDLLDERLRELKERSADA; from the coding sequence ATGGCTACCGACGAGCTGAGCACAGTCTTCGCGGCCCTGGCCGACCCCACGCGGCGGGCGATCCTGTCGCGGTTGCGGCAGGGCGCGGCGACGGTGGGCGAGCTCGCCGAACCGTTCGCGATGAGCAGGCCCGCGATTTCGCAGCACCTGCGGGTGCTGCAGAACGCGCGGCTGATCGAGCGGACCACCACGGCGCAGTGGCGCACCTGCACGCTGCGCACCGAGCCCCTCGACGATGTCTCCGACTGGATCGACCGCCACCGCGGCGCCTGGAACGAGCGCTTCGACCTGCTCGATGAGCGACTCCGCGAGCTGAAGGAGAGGTCGGCAGATGCCTGA
- a CDS encoding DUF6421 family protein, which produces MAQATAHDAAQHAIIGEPEVVEDVTASHPAWLELKSAASALRVHQIHDGSIPDETKHDEARDAVERIRAQLPTLAAALPHDADYLTAAARDFERWAAEGFGIPDFYDSLVAFHPQLHRVDGTKHVVVFPMHTQNGSPDRLVEAVLIEVIWPDFIAGLEAGPYSNKLFVPIRFLDFTDGYDTNSAVLFPETVAMRQLPTFAWGAIFADREAARFRRVVAAASEITKLDIPDDAKRLLDDQSLTEQTFVMWDLIHDRTHMRGDLPFDPFMIKQRMPFFLYSLEELRCDLTAFREAVRLERDDETDELTRDRARLVQYAVIFDRIFRFAITGSRVRNYDGLGGQLLFAWLHQHNVLHWTDTQLTFDWAEVPAVVNQLGEAIDDLYWRSIDRPKTAHWLAAYELVSATVTPHPASAWARGLPDEVLAGPPKGYTDQVLDDEFPLSMFYEALQKKMASVIESTSGITGRD; this is translated from the coding sequence ATGGCACAGGCAACTGCACACGACGCAGCGCAGCACGCGATCATCGGAGAACCCGAGGTCGTCGAAGACGTCACTGCCAGCCACCCCGCCTGGCTCGAACTGAAGTCCGCGGCATCCGCTCTGCGCGTCCATCAGATTCACGACGGCAGCATCCCCGACGAGACGAAGCACGACGAGGCCCGCGACGCCGTCGAGCGCATCCGGGCCCAGCTGCCGACGCTGGCCGCGGCGCTGCCGCACGACGCCGACTATCTCACCGCCGCCGCGCGTGACTTCGAGCGCTGGGCGGCCGAGGGGTTCGGCATCCCCGACTTCTACGACTCGCTCGTGGCGTTCCATCCGCAGCTGCACCGGGTCGACGGCACCAAGCACGTCGTGGTGTTCCCGATGCATACCCAGAACGGGTCGCCCGACCGGCTGGTCGAGGCGGTGCTCATCGAAGTGATCTGGCCCGACTTCATCGCCGGGCTGGAGGCGGGCCCGTACTCGAACAAGCTGTTCGTGCCGATCCGTTTCCTCGACTTCACCGACGGATACGACACCAACTCGGCCGTACTGTTCCCCGAGACGGTGGCGATGCGACAACTGCCGACCTTCGCCTGGGGCGCGATCTTCGCCGACCGGGAGGCCGCCCGGTTCCGCCGGGTGGTGGCCGCGGCATCCGAGATCACAAAGCTGGATATTCCGGATGACGCGAAACGACTGCTCGACGACCAGTCGCTGACCGAGCAGACCTTCGTGATGTGGGACCTGATCCACGACCGCACCCACATGCGCGGCGACCTGCCGTTCGACCCGTTCATGATCAAACAGCGGATGCCGTTCTTCCTCTACTCGCTCGAGGAGTTGCGCTGCGACCTGACCGCGTTCCGCGAGGCGGTGCGCCTGGAGCGCGACGACGAGACCGACGAGCTCACCCGCGACCGGGCCCGCCTGGTGCAGTACGCCGTGATCTTCGACCGGATCTTCCGGTTCGCGATCACCGGCAGCCGGGTGCGCAATTACGACGGACTCGGCGGGCAACTGCTGTTCGCCTGGCTGCACCAGCACAACGTGCTGCACTGGACCGACACCCAGCTCACCTTCGACTGGGCCGAGGTGCCCGCCGTGGTGAACCAGCTCGGCGAGGCGATCGACGACCTGTACTGGCGCTCGATCGACCGGCCGAAGACCGCGCACTGGCTCGCCGCCTACGAGCTGGTCTCGGCCACGGTGACCCCGCACCCGGCATCCGCGTGGGCGCGCGGGCTGCCAGACGAGGTGCTGGCCGGGCCGCCGAAGGGCTACACCGATCAGGTTCTGGACGACGAGTTCCCGCTGTCGATGTTCTACGAGGCCCTGCAGAAGAAGATGGCCTCCGTGATCGAGTCGACCTCGGGCATCACCGGGCGGGACTGA
- a CDS encoding FAD-binding oxidoreductase, giving the protein MTSVASARQLDATAFRGDVIGPADDGYDTHRAVWNGAFDRHPAVIIRCAGVADVIAAVNFATSSGLPIAVRSGGHSFAGLSVADDAVMIDLSPMRGVRVDPQRRTARVQAGVLLGELDHETQAFGLAVPSGVVTHTGVAGLTLGGGIGWTMRHHGLTIDQLRRVDVVTADGSFVQASADENADLFWGIRGGGGNFGIVTEFEFHCVPLGPQVLAGPVIWPMQRSVEVMRFYREWCADAPDELMTAIVHRKAPPLPMIPSELHGTPVVMVIPCWSGDIEAGESFIRPLRRFGNPAVDACAPTPYLAHQAMFDPSFPAGRRYYTRSCDVDELSDEVIEITAEHSLRVASPLTSFPIWQRGGALARVGDDETAFGGRTAGFTYNITGSTEAAAGFDEERDWVREFWSALQPWHAGVYVNFLGDEGTDRVRQAYGPAKYERLRLLKAKYDPQNVFRLNQNIAPS; this is encoded by the coding sequence GTGACCAGCGTTGCTTCGGCGCGACAACTGGACGCCACGGCATTCCGCGGCGACGTCATCGGCCCGGCCGACGACGGATACGACACCCATCGCGCGGTGTGGAACGGGGCCTTCGACCGGCATCCGGCCGTGATCATCCGCTGCGCGGGCGTCGCCGACGTCATCGCCGCGGTGAACTTCGCCACCTCGAGCGGCCTGCCGATCGCCGTGCGCAGCGGCGGGCACTCCTTCGCCGGCCTCTCGGTCGCCGACGACGCCGTGATGATCGACCTGTCGCCGATGCGAGGCGTGCGGGTCGACCCGCAGCGGCGCACCGCCCGGGTGCAGGCGGGCGTGCTGCTCGGCGAGCTGGACCACGAGACTCAGGCCTTCGGGCTGGCCGTGCCGTCCGGCGTGGTCACGCACACCGGCGTCGCCGGGCTCACCCTCGGCGGCGGAATCGGCTGGACCATGCGCCACCACGGCCTGACCATCGACCAGCTGCGCCGCGTCGACGTCGTCACCGCCGACGGCAGCTTCGTCCAGGCGAGCGCGGACGAGAACGCCGACTTGTTCTGGGGAATCCGCGGCGGCGGAGGCAACTTCGGCATCGTCACCGAGTTCGAGTTCCACTGCGTGCCGCTCGGCCCGCAGGTGCTCGCCGGGCCGGTGATCTGGCCGATGCAGCGCTCGGTCGAGGTGATGCGGTTCTACCGCGAGTGGTGCGCCGACGCACCGGATGAGCTGATGACCGCGATCGTGCACCGCAAGGCGCCGCCGCTGCCGATGATCCCCAGCGAATTGCACGGCACGCCGGTGGTGATGGTGATCCCGTGCTGGAGCGGAGACATCGAGGCGGGGGAATCGTTCATCCGCCCGCTCCGCCGGTTCGGCAACCCGGCCGTTGACGCGTGCGCGCCCACGCCCTACCTCGCGCATCAGGCGATGTTTGACCCCAGCTTCCCCGCCGGTCGCCGGTACTACACCCGGAGCTGCGACGTCGACGAACTCAGCGACGAGGTGATCGAGATCACGGCGGAGCACTCGCTGCGCGTCGCATCGCCGCTCACCTCCTTCCCGATCTGGCAGCGCGGTGGCGCCTTGGCCCGCGTCGGCGACGACGAGACCGCATTCGGTGGCCGCACCGCGGGCTTCACCTACAACATCACCGGCAGCACCGAGGCCGCCGCCGGCTTCGACGAGGAACGCGACTGGGTGCGCGAATTCTGGTCGGCGCTTCAGCCATGGCACGCCGGGGTCTACGTCAATTTCCTCGGCGACGAGGGCACCGACCGGGTGCGGCAGGCCTACGGGCCGGCCAAGTACGAGCGGCTGCGGCTGCTCAAGGCGAAGTACGACCCGCAGAACGTGTTCCGTCTCAACCAGAACATCGCACCGAGCTAG
- a CDS encoding sensor histidine kinase, whose product MTDQWTRPRPATRAYQRDALAAGLLAIGATVSALLYTRVGWYLEPAPLWLSVVAIAGMTVPLAFRRRAPELVAIVVAIAFFVCGQFSVPELLFCNIALFVAIYTLGAWGRDRRRAAIMRAAIIAAMFVWVIVNLLMTVSDPEKLPDVSRSGVFSQLAALAVIQVLTNALYFGAAYFFGNMAYAAAAEHATLEARTAELAEERERGAAQAVALDRVNIARELHDVVAHHVSVMGVQAGAARRVLHSNPAQASASLEVIEQSARSAVEELQQLLTTLRTDESDAASHSASTRGLDQLGELVEESQAAGTPATLTVIGDPRPVTALVGFTLYRVAQEALTNTRKHAGSRASADLRLRYAPDAVELEVVDSGVGHSLATTGGLGQVGMRERVTAIGGDLEVGPRSRGGYRVRASIPLSAEAVR is encoded by the coding sequence GTGACTGATCAGTGGACCCGGCCCCGACCCGCCACGCGCGCCTATCAACGCGATGCCCTCGCGGCGGGCCTGCTCGCCATCGGGGCAACCGTGTCCGCGCTGCTGTACACCCGCGTCGGCTGGTACTTGGAGCCGGCCCCGCTGTGGTTGAGCGTGGTCGCCATCGCCGGGATGACGGTGCCGCTGGCCTTCCGCCGGCGAGCGCCGGAGCTGGTGGCGATCGTGGTGGCGATCGCGTTCTTCGTCTGCGGCCAGTTCTCTGTACCCGAGCTGCTGTTCTGCAACATCGCGCTGTTCGTGGCGATCTACACCCTCGGCGCCTGGGGACGCGACCGGCGCCGGGCCGCCATCATGCGCGCGGCGATCATCGCGGCCATGTTCGTCTGGGTGATCGTCAACCTGCTCATGACCGTGAGTGACCCCGAGAAGCTGCCCGACGTGTCGCGCTCGGGCGTCTTCTCGCAGTTGGCCGCCCTCGCGGTGATCCAGGTGCTGACCAACGCGCTGTATTTCGGTGCGGCGTACTTCTTCGGCAACATGGCATATGCCGCCGCCGCCGAACACGCCACCCTCGAGGCGCGCACCGCGGAACTAGCCGAAGAACGCGAGCGTGGCGCCGCGCAGGCGGTCGCCCTCGACCGGGTGAACATCGCGCGGGAACTGCACGACGTGGTCGCCCACCACGTCTCGGTGATGGGCGTGCAGGCCGGAGCGGCCAGGCGGGTGCTGCACAGTAACCCGGCCCAGGCATCCGCGTCATTGGAGGTGATCGAGCAGAGCGCCCGCAGCGCCGTCGAGGAACTGCAACAACTGCTGACCACACTCCGCACTGACGAGTCGGATGCCGCCAGCCACAGTGCCTCGACCCGCGGGCTCGACCAGCTGGGCGAACTCGTCGAGGAGTCCCAAGCCGCCGGCACCCCCGCGACCCTGACCGTGATCGGCGACCCCCGCCCGGTAACCGCCCTGGTCGGTTTCACCCTGTATCGCGTGGCACAGGAAGCGCTCACCAACACCCGTAAGCACGCCGGCAGCCGTGCCAGCGCCGACCTGCGGCTGCGCTACGCACCGGATGCCGTGGAGCTGGAAGTTGTGGACAGCGGCGTGGGACACAGCTTGGCCACGACCGGGGGACTGGGCCAGGTCGGCATGCGGGAACGCGTCACCGCGATCGGCGGCGATCTCGAGGTGGGTCCGCGCTCCCGCGGCGGGTACCGGGTGCGGGCGAGCATCCCCCTTTCGGCGGAGGCGGTCCGATGA
- a CDS encoding acyl-CoA dehydrogenase family protein, with amino-acid sequence MSATFDALAQKYRPVFARIADGALAREQDRVLPTEQVGWLKDVGFTGIRVPAEFGGDGASLVDLFRLLIELAAADPHVPQAFRGHLAFVEDRLVAPGSAERDEWLHRFAGGEMVGNAVTEIGSVALGDTTTRLSSAEGDGWLLSGRKYYTTGSIFAEWIDATALLPDGTEVAALVSTAGGRVTVSDDWNGFGQRLTGSGTAIFEQAPVRAEHVYPFSRRFWYQTALYQLVLVAVQAGIARASARDAVTQLSTRARAFSHGNSAESRHDPQLLESVGRVDAAAYAAEAVVLRAAASLQAAYDARDGSETERATLKRDAELDTARAQVIAGDLAQQAATRLFDALGASATAAPLQLDRHWRNARTVSSHNPALFKARVIGDALVNDAEPPYEWYVGVPKKVD; translated from the coding sequence ATGAGTGCTACTTTCGACGCCCTCGCGCAGAAGTACCGTCCCGTTTTCGCCCGCATCGCCGACGGCGCCCTCGCCCGGGAGCAGGACCGCGTGCTGCCCACCGAGCAGGTTGGCTGGCTGAAGGACGTCGGGTTCACCGGCATCCGTGTTCCCGCCGAATTCGGCGGTGACGGCGCGAGCCTGGTCGACCTGTTCCGGCTGCTGATCGAACTCGCCGCCGCCGACCCGCACGTGCCGCAGGCGTTCCGCGGCCACCTGGCGTTCGTCGAAGACCGCCTGGTCGCGCCCGGTTCTGCGGAACGCGACGAGTGGCTGCACCGCTTCGCCGGCGGCGAGATGGTGGGCAACGCGGTGACCGAGATCGGATCGGTCGCCCTCGGCGACACCACGACCCGGCTCAGCAGCGCTGAGGGCGACGGCTGGCTGCTCAGCGGGCGCAAGTACTACACGACCGGCAGCATCTTCGCCGAGTGGATCGACGCCACCGCGCTGCTGCCCGACGGCACCGAGGTTGCCGCGCTGGTGAGCACCGCCGGTGGCCGGGTCACCGTGTCGGATGACTGGAACGGCTTTGGCCAGCGGCTCACTGGCAGCGGCACCGCGATCTTCGAGCAGGCGCCGGTACGGGCCGAGCACGTCTATCCGTTCAGCCGCCGGTTCTGGTATCAGACCGCGCTGTACCAGCTGGTGCTGGTCGCCGTGCAGGCCGGCATTGCGCGGGCGAGCGCCCGCGACGCGGTGACGCAGCTGTCCACCCGCGCCCGCGCGTTCAGCCACGGCAACTCGGCCGAGAGCCGACACGACCCGCAACTGCTGGAATCGGTCGGACGGGTGGATGCCGCGGCGTACGCGGCGGAAGCGGTGGTCCTGCGGGCCGCGGCCAGCCTGCAGGCGGCCTATGACGCCCGCGACGGTTCGGAGACGGAGCGCGCAACACTCAAACGTGACGCGGAACTGGACACCGCCCGCGCGCAGGTCATCGCCGGTGACCTCGCGCAGCAGGCGGCGACCCGGCTGTTCGACGCCCTCGGGGCCTCGGCCACCGCCGCCCCGTTGCAGCTCGACCGGCACTGGCGGAATGCCCGCACGGTCAGCTCGCACAACCCCGCCCTGTTCAAGGCGCGGGTGATCGGTGACGCCCTGGTGAACGACGCCGAGCCGCCGTACGAGTGGTACGTGGGCGTGCCGAAAAAGGTGGACTGA